In Sphingomonas crocodyli, one genomic interval encodes:
- a CDS encoding acyltransferase family protein, which produces MEQAIKECERPARFDMFGDVKQFHGLRGLMSWWVVCGHIAATVGLPPMWNTFAVDVFIVLSGFVIFVLLDRKKERYGVYILRRGIRLFPLYLAVMAVSIAMLPLAKWTFAHAPFSGANVGRVQLAEAALSNLPIHVLVHLPLAQGLIPQSVLPSSSPTIVGQAWSISLEWQYYLLAPLLLLGMRSKGQLVLAVAAISALMALGVFFDDAFIGNKAPLFTVGATTYLLMRTSKTNSMYAWYWGFLIASIAASLFLLSKQILLPLGLWAAAVASTRSRFAAPLSRFLTSSFLFWQGDRSYSIYIVHMIAFITVAAIMNLSDVKGSFMEQSVS; this is translated from the coding sequence TTGGAACAAGCGATCAAGGAGTGCGAGAGGCCTGCGCGCTTTGACATGTTTGGCGATGTGAAGCAGTTCCACGGATTACGTGGCCTCATGTCTTGGTGGGTCGTTTGCGGGCATATTGCAGCCACTGTCGGACTGCCGCCGATGTGGAACACCTTCGCGGTCGACGTTTTTATTGTTCTTTCTGGCTTTGTGATCTTTGTGCTGCTCGATCGAAAAAAAGAGCGTTACGGCGTTTACATTCTTCGCCGCGGTATAAGGCTTTTCCCACTCTACCTTGCAGTTATGGCGGTCAGCATCGCAATGCTGCCACTGGCTAAATGGACGTTCGCGCACGCCCCCTTCAGCGGGGCCAATGTGGGTCGAGTGCAACTCGCTGAGGCCGCTCTGTCCAATTTGCCGATTCATGTCTTGGTCCACCTGCCTCTCGCGCAAGGGCTGATTCCGCAGTCTGTGCTCCCTTCGTCTTCCCCCACGATAGTTGGCCAAGCATGGAGCATATCGCTTGAGTGGCAATACTATTTGCTTGCTCCGCTCCTTCTTTTGGGCATGCGAAGCAAAGGTCAGTTAGTTTTGGCCGTTGCTGCCATTTCTGCGTTGATGGCTCTGGGGGTCTTTTTCGACGACGCCTTCATTGGCAACAAGGCTCCGCTCTTCACAGTCGGCGCTACTACATACCTCCTAATGCGCACCTCCAAAACTAACTCCATGTATGCTTGGTATTGGGGATTCCTGATAGCCTCCATAGCCGCGAGCCTCTTCCTCCTTAGCAAGCAAATCCTGCTTCCATTAGGCTTGTGGGCAGCGGCGGTGGCATCGACGAGATCAAGGTTTGCAGCGCCATTATCGCGCTTTCTTACTTCGTCCTTCCTGTTCTGGCAGGGAGACCGCTCATACTCAATCTACATAGTTCATATGATCGCCTTTATCACTGTTGCCGCTATTATGAATCTCAGTGACGTCAAAGGGTCATTTATGGAGCAATCCGTTTCGTAG
- the epsI gene encoding exosortase-associated protein EpsI, V-type, producing MADEQFSGRNPSRRQFLIGGALAATSIMAVAATPRPSGKPLAKGGLDKAIPRQIGAWRHTASSGLVVPPQDETEARVYDQVLTRVYAAPTGAPIMLLIAYGGGQTGMFEIHRPEACYPAQGYVLSGRRDVAIPVTAKETIPAIFWSADSDIRSEQLLYWTRIGDYFPKDWAQSHLAVIGSNLNRQLPDGVLVRLSSLGNDKDEALQSLEAFSRLLIESLRGHSRRLLVGSL from the coding sequence ATGGCAGATGAGCAATTTTCCGGTCGAAACCCATCGCGTCGACAGTTCCTGATCGGCGGAGCGCTGGCTGCCACGTCCATTATGGCGGTTGCCGCGACACCCCGTCCATCTGGCAAGCCATTGGCAAAGGGAGGCCTTGATAAGGCAATTCCCCGGCAGATCGGCGCATGGCGCCATACAGCCTCTTCAGGCCTTGTTGTCCCGCCTCAGGATGAGACCGAGGCGAGGGTCTACGATCAGGTTCTGACCCGCGTATACGCCGCACCCACCGGCGCGCCTATCATGCTTCTGATCGCCTATGGCGGTGGTCAAACTGGGATGTTCGAAATTCACCGGCCTGAAGCGTGCTACCCCGCCCAAGGCTATGTGCTTTCCGGTCGCCGTGATGTCGCTATCCCCGTAACTGCCAAAGAGACCATACCAGCGATATTCTGGAGTGCCGACAGCGACATTAGGTCTGAACAACTACTTTATTGGACGCGCATCGGAGATTATTTCCCCAAGGACTGGGCCCAGAGCCATCTCGCAGTTATTGGCAGCAATCTTAATCGCCAGCTCCCTGACGGGGTCCTCGTTCGCCTTTCATCGCTCGGAAACGACAAAGATGAAGCATTGCAAAGTCTTGAAGCCTTCTCTCGGCTTCTGATCGAAAGCTTACGTGGTCATTCTCGCCGCCTTTTGGTTGGCAGCCTATAG
- a CDS encoding calcium-binding protein: protein MSALRTADIVGSIGVNLHMRYTDSKYVNLTNVINDLSYLGLNLVRDYAPNYSDTSESTRYQMKALNKLADLGVKFNFLTGRDPAAVVKDIATFEGNHRGSVIAIEGPNEINNWAIKYDGLTGTAAATAYMNALATSAGAFSVLDDVSLYGLTGAGASVTASVNAAADVANVHMYPLQGNQAGSYIASIASKKALYGDKPIVLTEAGYYTPLKNNYGSAPTTVAWGGVDQETQAKLTLNMIFDATKYGLKEIYLYQLLDAYADPSGVSVDKNLGLFDVNNKPKIVATAIHNLTSILKDDGAEASSFKPSELAFTVSGLPTSGSTLTAQKSNGATDIVLWAEPDIWDQVAFKSIDVAATPTKIDFGSNHVSISVFDPMQSDKALATYADVTSITVDVKDHPLIIEVVDTPDPIKSESSADFAAGKSQFDIMRSLENYDSSSGAVIDAPQPIGMTSTVAVSKTTKMTNAFADFVGNGNHDKVIGTSEDNVIFGEGGNDSLYGGDGNDRLYGGAGNDKLFGEGGVNVLSGGDGNDTLYAGAQGDIMFGGAGSDTLKGGAGDDHFFGGTGRDLLYGGGGSNTYHFSPGDSLSSQRTGMDIIFGWTKDDHIEAGVAGVFEKFATSSSSSHSAALKHAEWVFANTGANILATQVKNDVVIFVDNDPTHKGAELSFVLDQTNLSQVDYSMFI, encoded by the coding sequence ATGAGTGCTTTGCGTACCGCCGACATCGTCGGCAGCATTGGGGTTAATCTCCATATGCGTTATACTGACAGTAAATATGTCAATCTGACCAATGTGATCAATGACCTGAGCTATCTCGGGCTTAATCTCGTGCGAGATTACGCGCCAAACTATAGCGACACCAGCGAGTCCACCCGTTATCAGATGAAGGCGCTGAACAAGCTTGCCGATCTAGGGGTGAAATTCAACTTCCTGACTGGTCGTGATCCCGCAGCCGTCGTGAAGGACATCGCAACTTTCGAGGGCAACCACCGAGGTTCCGTGATCGCGATCGAGGGTCCAAACGAGATCAACAACTGGGCTATCAAATATGATGGTCTCACAGGCACGGCCGCCGCAACGGCCTATATGAATGCACTCGCCACATCCGCCGGAGCGTTCTCCGTACTTGACGACGTTTCTCTCTACGGCCTTACCGGCGCCGGAGCATCCGTCACAGCGTCGGTGAATGCGGCTGCAGACGTTGCCAATGTCCACATGTACCCGCTGCAGGGCAACCAAGCGGGGAGTTATATTGCTTCGATCGCCAGCAAGAAGGCGCTCTATGGCGACAAGCCCATCGTTTTGACAGAGGCAGGATACTATACCCCTCTAAAAAACAACTATGGCTCGGCCCCAACCACCGTTGCCTGGGGGGGCGTTGACCAGGAAACGCAGGCCAAGCTCACTCTCAACATGATCTTCGATGCAACGAAGTACGGCTTGAAGGAGATTTATCTTTACCAACTTCTTGACGCCTATGCCGATCCGAGCGGGGTTAGCGTCGACAAGAACCTTGGCCTTTTTGACGTCAACAACAAACCGAAAATCGTCGCGACCGCGATTCATAACCTCACATCGATTCTGAAAGATGATGGCGCTGAAGCCTCATCATTCAAGCCGAGTGAACTTGCCTTTACGGTGAGCGGCCTTCCGACTAGTGGCTCGACCCTCACCGCGCAAAAGTCGAATGGGGCAACAGATATTGTTTTGTGGGCTGAGCCCGATATCTGGGATCAGGTCGCCTTTAAGAGCATTGATGTGGCTGCGACGCCAACGAAGATCGACTTTGGCTCAAATCATGTCTCGATCTCGGTCTTTGACCCGATGCAGTCCGATAAGGCGCTCGCAACCTACGCGGATGTCACGTCGATCACGGTCGATGTTAAGGATCATCCCCTCATTATAGAGGTCGTCGACACGCCGGACCCTATCAAGAGCGAAAGTTCCGCCGACTTTGCTGCTGGCAAATCGCAGTTCGACATCATGCGCTCGCTCGAAAATTATGATTCGTCGTCAGGGGCAGTGATCGACGCCCCGCAGCCTATCGGTATGACAAGTACTGTCGCCGTCTCAAAAACGACGAAAATGACGAATGCATTTGCCGACTTCGTCGGAAACGGCAATCACGACAAGGTCATTGGGACGTCCGAAGACAACGTCATCTTCGGAGAGGGCGGGAATGATTCCCTCTACGGTGGAGACGGTAACGACCGGCTCTACGGCGGAGCCGGCAACGATAAGTTGTTTGGCGAGGGCGGCGTCAATGTCTTGTCCGGCGGCGATGGGAATGACACGCTATATGCCGGCGCGCAGGGTGATATTATGTTCGGTGGCGCAGGAAGCGATACGCTAAAGGGCGGCGCGGGAGACGATCACTTCTTCGGCGGCACCGGGCGCGATCTTCTTTATGGTGGGGGCGGATCCAACACCTATCACTTCTCGCCAGGTGATAGCCTGTCTTCTCAGCGTACCGGCATGGACATCATTTTCGGCTGGACGAAAGACGATCACATTGAGGCCGGCGTTGCTGGCGTCTTTGAAAAATTCGCAACGTCGTCCTCAAGCAGCCACTCTGCAGCCCTTAAGCATGCTGAGTGGGTATTCGCGAATACCGGAGCGAACATATTGGCCACGCAGGTCAAGAACGACGTGGTCATTTTCGTCGATAATGACCCTACGCATAAGGGCGCCGAGCTCTCTTTTGTGCTCGATCAAACTAACCTGTCGCAGGTCGATTACTCGATGTTTATCTAA
- a CDS encoding glycosyltransferase family 2 protein, whose product MTSSLDAPKISCLIPVYNGETFLAEAIDSILSQSFRDFELIIVNDGSTDGTAAILEKYAGRDDRVKILTQPNGGIVAALNAGLSVCRGQYVARMDADDIAQPDRFEFQASYLDTHPGCVLVGGLASSIRPDGSRGGISSGGRHKRTDLGIFPPRIAVSLHPLITVRREALRSIGGYSDKFPHAEDYDLFIRLAPFGSVDNPDKIVLIYRRHEGAISIRHLELQERSAALAEIDARRAAGLPEISSETLEAYIRLRIWRRYQGVDWQKALDLRGQQIKDLFNLSPRLWASKPHWRLRLITLAAMARFVKTGLGRRARG is encoded by the coding sequence GTGACTAGCAGCTTAGATGCCCCAAAAATTTCCTGCCTGATCCCTGTGTACAACGGGGAGACGTTTCTCGCCGAAGCAATCGACTCCATCCTATCCCAATCTTTCCGTGATTTTGAACTTATCATTGTGAATGACGGCAGTACTGACGGTACTGCAGCCATTCTTGAGAAATACGCCGGCCGTGATGACCGTGTTAAGATTTTGACGCAGCCGAATGGAGGCATCGTCGCTGCTTTAAATGCTGGCCTCTCTGTATGCCGTGGCCAATATGTGGCGAGAATGGACGCGGATGATATTGCTCAACCGGACAGGTTCGAGTTTCAGGCGTCTTATCTGGATACCCATCCGGGCTGCGTGCTTGTTGGGGGCTTGGCCTCCTCCATTCGGCCTGATGGTAGCCGTGGTGGCATTAGTTCGGGGGGACGCCACAAAAGAACTGATTTGGGTATTTTCCCCCCCCGTATCGCCGTTTCATTGCATCCGCTCATAACGGTTCGGCGGGAAGCTTTGCGTTCGATCGGCGGGTACAGCGACAAGTTTCCCCACGCCGAAGATTACGACCTATTCATCCGATTGGCGCCCTTCGGGTCGGTCGACAATCCAGATAAGATCGTGCTTATCTATCGACGCCACGAAGGCGCGATCTCCATCAGGCACCTTGAGCTCCAGGAGCGGAGCGCGGCGCTGGCTGAGATTGACGCACGCCGTGCAGCTGGACTTCCCGAAATATCTTCTGAGACGCTTGAAGCCTATATCCGGTTGCGCATCTGGCGCAGATATCAAGGTGTTGACTGGCAGAAGGCACTCGATTTGCGAGGTCAGCAAATCAAAGATCTTTTCAATCTTAGCCCACGCCTGTGGGCATCAAAGCCGCATTGGCGCCTGCGTCTGATCACCCTGGCGGCAATGGCGAGATTTGTTAAGACCGGCTTAGGACGTCGCGCTAGGGGATAA
- a CDS encoding polysaccharide pyruvyl transferase family protein: MLSSDAERHALIQDLQLQIDRNIDSHLPDGRFALLDFPEHSNVGDSAIWLGEIEYFSQKLGRRPSYTCTYNTFSIDDLEKSVPDGPIFIHGGGNFGDIWEHHHKFREYLIATFKHRKLIQLPQSIQFWSDKRLDETARLIDAHPDFTLFVRDQASLDLANLKFNCSTSLTPDLAFYLGPLKGQPASSDILALMRTDSEAAFATIDRINGVRIEDWIDENINDVRLAKVIGIGKAAVTGRFNLNEAKLTAGANQRLRRGVRQLSSASVIITDRLHCHIIALLLGKQHAVLDNNYGKIGRFMDAFSGRTSLSYSARTFDDALEWARSRIGSNKEFVRD, encoded by the coding sequence TTGTTATCAAGTGACGCTGAACGGCATGCCTTGATCCAGGATCTTCAGCTGCAGATAGATCGCAATATTGATAGCCATCTTCCTGATGGCCGCTTTGCGTTGCTCGACTTTCCGGAGCATTCCAATGTCGGAGATTCCGCCATTTGGCTGGGAGAAATCGAGTATTTCAGTCAAAAACTAGGCCGCCGCCCGTCATACACGTGCACCTACAACACGTTCTCAATAGACGATTTAGAGAAATCCGTGCCAGATGGGCCAATTTTTATTCACGGTGGAGGAAACTTTGGCGACATATGGGAGCACCATCACAAATTTCGTGAATATTTAATTGCAACATTCAAACACAGAAAGCTCATACAGCTTCCTCAATCAATTCAATTTTGGTCCGATAAACGCTTGGACGAAACCGCACGACTGATTGATGCTCATCCCGATTTTACGCTTTTTGTAAGAGATCAGGCGTCACTCGACCTTGCCAATTTGAAATTCAATTGTTCAACTTCTTTAACGCCGGATCTGGCATTTTATTTGGGTCCATTGAAAGGACAGCCTGCAAGCTCGGATATTTTGGCCCTTATGCGCACTGACTCTGAAGCGGCATTTGCAACTATAGATCGAATAAATGGGGTTCGCATTGAAGATTGGATAGACGAGAATATCAATGACGTGCGCCTTGCCAAGGTAATCGGGATTGGAAAGGCAGCCGTGACGGGTCGCTTTAACCTAAACGAGGCGAAACTTACCGCGGGTGCCAATCAACGTCTCCGTCGAGGCGTGAGGCAATTGTCAAGCGCCAGCGTAATAATAACTGATCGCCTACATTGCCACATAATAGCGTTGCTCCTCGGGAAACAGCACGCGGTACTTGATAATAACTACGGGAAAATCGGACGTTTCATGGATGCGTTCTCAGGTCGCACGAGCCTAAGCTATTCTGCCCGAACATTCGATGATGCACTAGAGTGGGCACGTAGTCGGATCGGGTCGAATAAGGAATTCGTGCGTGACTAG
- the xrtV gene encoding exosortase V: MADALVDAPTGNVGGTGRGLGPLRNAWFLWLCCGLFSIPTMVSLARDWWTLEQGQAGPIILASSLWLFHRARHEIAAAARPGKASLTALGLAVTLPAYIFARVTGMLGIECLAMYGALLTILYFHVGFAALKPLRFPLIYILFMFPLPETIILPLSRMLKLLLSSAAVGLLSKFGFEIGQGGVVIYIDQYELLVATACSGLHSLIGLSAIGVFYCYIHYGGNWRQSWPLLIAIPFIAIFSNFIRVLTLILVTHYWGERIASKYYHDFASIALFMFAIFLLVGADVALIKFRKWRDNGR; the protein is encoded by the coding sequence ATGGCTGATGCGTTGGTCGATGCGCCGACCGGGAATGTGGGCGGCACAGGCCGCGGCCTTGGCCCATTGCGGAATGCTTGGTTCCTGTGGCTTTGCTGCGGCCTGTTTTCCATTCCCACGATGGTTTCGCTTGCGCGGGACTGGTGGACATTGGAGCAGGGTCAAGCAGGGCCGATAATTCTGGCCTCGAGCCTCTGGCTGTTCCACCGCGCCCGTCACGAAATAGCTGCAGCTGCGCGCCCTGGGAAAGCCTCTCTGACGGCGCTCGGTCTGGCTGTCACACTGCCGGCTTATATTTTCGCCAGAGTTACAGGCATGCTCGGCATCGAATGCCTTGCCATGTATGGTGCTCTGCTCACTATCCTGTATTTCCACGTTGGGTTTGCCGCGCTCAAGCCGCTGCGATTTCCCTTGATTTACATCCTTTTTATGTTCCCGCTGCCCGAGACGATCATCTTGCCGCTGAGCCGGATGCTCAAGCTGCTTCTATCGTCCGCAGCGGTAGGTCTCCTCTCCAAGTTCGGATTTGAGATAGGGCAGGGGGGTGTCGTTATATATATCGACCAGTATGAGCTTCTGGTCGCCACCGCTTGCTCAGGCCTACACTCTTTGATCGGCCTCTCGGCAATCGGAGTATTCTATTGCTATATCCATTACGGTGGAAATTGGCGCCAGTCATGGCCCCTGTTAATTGCGATCCCATTCATCGCGATATTCTCGAACTTCATACGCGTGCTAACATTGATCCTTGTCACGCACTATTGGGGAGAGAGGATAGCCAGCAAATATTACCATGATTTCGCGAGCATCGCGCTTTTCATGTTTGCAATCTTTTTGCTGGTTGGCGCAGATGTGGCGTTGATCAAATTCCGAAAGTGGCGCGACAATGGCAGATGA
- a CDS encoding metallophosphoesterase: MKQIFRFFQKVAAGGDGRGYSVPAGRRIYAIGDVHGRADLLNDLLALIDQDNSKRSPAVKTLIFLGDLVDRGCQSAQVVQSTCQLQASDENIYVIKGNHEEAMLAALDGNLRAFKFFLMYGGAATLRSYNIPEKNIRVEALPDLLRTFISTIPPHHVDFLRHAIDFLEIGDYFFTHAGVRPGVSLSNQAAFDLRWIREPFLSHSRPFPKLIVHGHTPEEDVQIRSNRIGIDTGAFETGRLTAIGLENEDMWFVQT; this comes from the coding sequence GTGAAACAGATTTTTCGTTTTTTTCAGAAGGTCGCCGCGGGCGGGGACGGGCGTGGGTACAGCGTTCCAGCAGGTCGACGTATCTACGCTATTGGAGATGTTCACGGTCGAGCTGACTTGTTGAACGACTTGCTAGCACTGATCGATCAGGACAATAGCAAGCGCAGCCCGGCGGTAAAAACGCTCATCTTTCTAGGAGATTTGGTGGACCGGGGGTGTCAGTCTGCGCAAGTGGTTCAGTCCACGTGCCAGCTGCAGGCTTCCGACGAAAATATATATGTGATCAAGGGAAATCATGAAGAGGCAATGCTTGCCGCGCTGGACGGAAATTTGCGAGCGTTCAAATTTTTCTTGATGTATGGCGGAGCCGCGACGCTTCGTAGCTACAATATACCTGAAAAAAATATTCGGGTAGAAGCTCTCCCAGATTTATTACGAACATTTATTAGCACAATTCCGCCGCATCACGTAGATTTTCTGCGTCATGCGATAGATTTTTTGGAAATTGGAGATTATTTTTTTACCCATGCGGGTGTTCGGCCGGGTGTTTCGTTATCCAATCAAGCGGCGTTTGACTTGCGATGGATCCGAGAACCGTTTCTATCTCATTCAAGACCTTTTCCAAAGTTGATCGTGCATGGACACACGCCAGAAGAAGATGTTCAAATCCGGTCAAATCGAATTGGTATCGACACTGGTGCATTTGAGACAGGCCGACTCACAGCTATAGGCCTTGAAAACGAGGACATGTGGTTCGTGCAGACCTAA